A window of Cohnella herbarum contains these coding sequences:
- a CDS encoding SdpI family protein translates to MTNANETKDAKFKWTKKDWLLLGTNVLVFAILYFIFNNRLPDEVAAHYNINGEADRMMSRTSFWLMYAGIGIVLPTLLSVMRYIDPRQSNYARFEGYYDLMRWAISLFLHGIMLFVILDNAGYDVHLPNLITGGLGVLWIIIGNRMGQVRSNFFIGIRTPWALLDENNWRLTHRLGARLWVIGGLIMFICAWFVSSVWTVGILLACALASSLIPFAYSYMLFKKKTSS, encoded by the coding sequence ATGACGAACGCAAATGAAACGAAAGACGCAAAATTCAAATGGACGAAAAAAGACTGGTTACTGTTGGGAACGAACGTGCTCGTGTTCGCGATCCTCTATTTCATTTTTAATAACCGCCTTCCCGATGAGGTCGCCGCCCATTACAATATTAACGGAGAAGCGGACCGCATGATGTCGAGAACAAGCTTCTGGCTTATGTACGCGGGAATCGGCATCGTCCTTCCGACGCTATTGTCGGTCATGCGATATATCGATCCGCGCCAAAGCAACTATGCCCGCTTCGAAGGGTATTACGACCTCATGAGATGGGCCATCAGCCTTTTCCTCCACGGCATCATGCTGTTCGTCATTCTCGATAACGCCGGATACGACGTCCATTTGCCCAACCTGATTACCGGAGGCTTAGGCGTCCTATGGATCATCATCGGCAACAGAATGGGGCAAGTCCGAAGCAATTTTTTCATCGGTATTCGAACTCCCTGGGCATTGCTGGACGAGAACAATTGGCGTCTAACCCATCGGTTGGGAGCTAGGTTATGGGTTATCGGGGGTTTAATCATGTTCATATGCGCATGGTTCGTTTCCTCGGTTTGGACCGTTGGCATCCTGTTAGCCTGCGCGTTAGCTAGCTCGTTGATCCCGTTTGCCTATTCTTATATGCTTTTCAAGAAAAAAACGAGTTCCTAA
- a CDS encoding alpha/beta fold hydrolase encodes MKKLSLLLSVVIFLTLLPMTAAASGIQVILNNKPIVFSDAQPFKKGTDVWIPLRQSAQAMGMKIGLTKGTDKVQLTDSLFRVSLRIGTNAAVMNEEQTVSYGAAAISKANRIYVPLTFFSKVFGFETAYDNDRSEVVIGLPKNFDDIFAPTIVEFLNTGAYQQLSDNYFDETIKPLIPVKALQAGWEQTIATAGNFIGIHKIQSNTNDTVNKEINVTLNFSKENVALLIHLNESGKIIGLRLSPLQPEAALPAGLTEEDVTVGTGSAYPLEGTLTLPKNATGPVPAVVLVQGSGPSDRDETAGSYKPFRDIAWGLAQQGIAVLRYDKRTFVYGKSFTPEMLTKFTVKEETVDDAIAASKLLKGDKRIDPSQVYVVGHSLGGMLAPRIDNEGGDFAGLVILAGSTRSLWEIIADQNADFIRAMDDKDPKKKANETWLAAEKIRAEKLSSLSDKEAIEQTLFGIPALYFKEMDQHGAQSLVSRLSKPILIMQGEDDFQVFAKDYSQWQEHLKNNAKASFKLYPGLNHFFVNYEGKDQNTVEEYNHPGNVDKQVILDIGQWINKQ; translated from the coding sequence ATGAAAAAACTATCCCTATTATTGAGCGTCGTGATCTTCCTGACCCTATTGCCGATGACGGCCGCCGCCTCCGGTATCCAGGTTATCCTGAACAACAAACCGATCGTATTTAGCGACGCACAGCCGTTCAAGAAAGGAACCGACGTTTGGATTCCTCTCCGGCAATCGGCGCAAGCGATGGGAATGAAAATCGGCTTAACCAAAGGCACCGATAAGGTTCAACTGACCGATTCCCTCTTCCGTGTTTCCCTTCGGATCGGCACCAATGCGGCCGTTATGAACGAAGAGCAGACCGTATCTTACGGAGCGGCGGCAATCTCCAAGGCGAACCGGATCTATGTCCCGTTAACCTTCTTCTCGAAAGTATTCGGATTCGAAACCGCGTACGACAACGATAGATCGGAGGTCGTTATCGGTTTACCGAAAAATTTCGACGACATTTTCGCGCCGACCATCGTTGAGTTCCTCAATACGGGGGCTTACCAACAGCTTTCGGATAACTACTTCGACGAGACGATCAAGCCGCTTATTCCGGTAAAAGCCTTGCAAGCCGGTTGGGAGCAGACGATTGCGACGGCCGGAAACTTTATCGGGATCCACAAGATTCAATCGAATACGAACGATACGGTCAACAAAGAGATCAACGTCACCTTGAACTTCTCCAAAGAGAACGTCGCCCTTCTTATCCATCTTAACGAATCCGGCAAAATCATCGGTTTGCGGTTAAGTCCCTTGCAGCCTGAAGCAGCTCTGCCTGCCGGATTGACCGAGGAAGACGTTACCGTCGGAACAGGCTCGGCCTATCCTCTGGAAGGCACATTAACGCTTCCCAAGAACGCAACCGGTCCCGTTCCCGCCGTCGTATTGGTTCAAGGCTCGGGCCCTAGCGATCGGGATGAAACCGCCGGCAGTTACAAGCCCTTCCGCGATATCGCATGGGGACTCGCGCAACAGGGCATCGCAGTTCTCCGTTACGACAAGAGAACGTTCGTGTACGGGAAAAGCTTTACCCCAGAGATGCTAACGAAGTTTACCGTAAAAGAAGAAACGGTCGACGATGCAATCGCCGCTTCCAAGCTTCTTAAAGGCGACAAGAGAATCGACCCTTCGCAAGTGTACGTCGTCGGGCATAGTCTCGGAGGAATGCTGGCTCCGAGAATAGATAACGAAGGCGGTGATTTCGCCGGTTTGGTCATTCTAGCCGGCTCCACGCGTTCCTTATGGGAGATCATCGCCGACCAGAACGCCGACTTCATTCGGGCCATGGACGATAAAGATCCTAAGAAGAAGGCGAACGAGACTTGGCTTGCGGCCGAGAAGATCAGAGCCGAGAAACTTAGTAGCCTGTCGGATAAAGAGGCGATCGAACAGACGTTATTCGGAATCCCGGCGTTATACTTTAAGGAAATGGATCAGCACGGCGCTCAAAGTCTCGTTAGCCGATTATCGAAGCCGATATTGATCATGCAAGGAGAAGACGACTTTCAAGTGTTCGCCAAAGACTATAGCCAATGGCAAGAACATCTCAAGAACAATGCCAAGGCTAGCTTCAAGCTCTACCCTGGCCTTAATCATTTCTTCGTGAATTATGAGGGCAAAGATCAGAATACGGTTGAAGAGTATAATCATCCCGGCAACGTCGATAAACAGGTTATTCTCGATATCGGCCAATGGATCAATAAGCAATAA
- a CDS encoding DMT family transporter codes for MAWIVLVFAGLFEVVGVLGMNRLKVKKDKMSLVLLIGGFIVSFLLLSIAMKSISMGTAYAVWTAIGTVGGTLVGMLFYGESRQIRRIFFLSLVVGAVIGLKVLEH; via the coding sequence ATGGCATGGATCGTGTTGGTGTTCGCGGGTCTATTCGAGGTCGTAGGCGTATTGGGAATGAATAGGTTAAAAGTGAAAAAAGACAAGATGAGCCTCGTTCTGCTTATCGGAGGGTTTATCGTAAGCTTCCTTCTGTTATCCATCGCGATGAAATCCATTTCCATGGGCACGGCTTACGCGGTATGGACGGCGATCGGAACGGTCGGCGGAACTCTCGTAGGCATGCTGTTCTACGGGGAGTCCCGCCAAATCCGCCGGATCTTTTTCCTAAGTCTGGTCGTGGGAGCGGTTATCGGATTAAAGGTTCTTGAGCATTAG
- a CDS encoding DMT family transporter — protein MNRKWMLLLAAGLCEVGWVAGLKHASTVGEWALTALGIALSFIGLIYVTRVLPVGTAYAVFTGIGAAGTVLAESIFFNVELDAGKLALVIVMIIGIAGLKVTSDTKAREVEE, from the coding sequence ATGAATCGGAAGTGGATGTTATTATTGGCAGCTGGATTGTGCGAGGTCGGATGGGTAGCCGGGTTGAAGCATGCTTCTACGGTCGGGGAATGGGCATTAACCGCGCTTGGAATCGCGTTAAGCTTTATTGGATTGATTTACGTGACGCGCGTTCTTCCGGTCGGTACGGCTTACGCGGTTTTTACGGGTATAGGCGCGGCGGGAACGGTGTTGGCGGAGTCTATTTTCTTTAACGTGGAATTGGACGCCGGTAAGTTGGCCTTGGTTATCGTCATGATTATCGGGATAGCGGGACTGAAAGTGACGAGCGATACGAAGGCGCGGGAGGTGGAAGAGTAA
- a CDS encoding PDZ domain-containing protein, whose protein sequence is MDPLLDVLREAGQAAIGLLAQPYFYIAVVLVWWHARLGVTLQRKLFHVRLYGSLYLTLSRVVAGVAVGLVLSVAGFGAGGSLTSETLLFLWAAMAVLALFRLRYVCLAYAAGALGLLQAVSEWTGLERSEGALSDALQTLGAIDVPGLLFMAGLLHIAEGFLVRLQGSKQAIPLFLQGKRGKPMGAYSLSGVWPIPLLWLVPATADGFALPWAPIFGGDAASWSLLAFPVLIGFSDRTTSFWPERKARTSGNTLIVYGAVIALLAVGAEYWSPLTVVAAIAAFALHEGLLMYSRMREAGRNPLYSQDGTGVRVLAVLPNTPAIELGFQSGETIKKVNGVSVRTKEELHAALQRQSAFCKLEVVNRDGHVKFLQRARYEGEHYQLGLILAPDEDVEFVAAPRSFSIWQGLREAGARRLGNSPTMKARMEARQAAAEQAAAEEAAHAAAAEPELPAEDAGLPPRGTSSPKKP, encoded by the coding sequence GTGGATCCTCTGCTGGATGTATTACGCGAAGCGGGACAAGCCGCGATCGGCTTGTTGGCGCAACCGTATTTCTATATCGCCGTCGTATTGGTATGGTGGCATGCGCGCCTCGGGGTAACGCTGCAGCGCAAGCTATTCCACGTCAGGTTGTACGGCTCGTTGTATTTGACGTTATCGAGAGTCGTCGCGGGCGTTGCCGTCGGTCTCGTTCTGTCGGTTGCCGGGTTCGGCGCCGGTGGATCGCTTACTTCGGAAACATTGCTGTTCCTCTGGGCGGCTATGGCGGTATTGGCGTTGTTTCGGCTGCGCTACGTCTGTCTGGCTTATGCGGCGGGCGCGTTGGGTTTGCTGCAGGCCGTGTCGGAATGGACGGGGTTGGAACGTTCCGAAGGAGCGCTATCCGATGCGCTTCAGACTCTTGGCGCGATAGACGTTCCGGGGTTGCTCTTCATGGCCGGTCTGCTGCATATCGCCGAAGGTTTCCTTGTTAGGCTGCAAGGCTCGAAGCAAGCGATCCCCTTGTTCCTGCAAGGAAAACGGGGGAAGCCGATGGGGGCATACTCGCTATCCGGCGTATGGCCGATTCCTCTGCTATGGCTCGTTCCGGCGACGGCGGACGGATTCGCGTTGCCTTGGGCGCCGATATTCGGAGGGGACGCGGCTTCTTGGAGCTTGCTGGCCTTCCCGGTACTTATCGGCTTCAGCGACCGCACGACTTCGTTCTGGCCGGAGCGCAAAGCCCGTACGTCGGGAAATACGCTCATTGTCTACGGAGCGGTAATCGCGCTGCTGGCGGTCGGAGCGGAATACTGGTCGCCGTTAACCGTAGTTGCGGCGATCGCGGCCTTCGCGTTGCATGAAGGGCTGCTTATGTATAGCCGTATGCGCGAAGCGGGCAGGAACCCGCTTTATTCCCAAGACGGCACGGGCGTTAGGGTGCTAGCGGTATTGCCGAATACGCCGGCGATCGAGCTCGGTTTCCAATCCGGCGAAACGATCAAGAAGGTTAACGGCGTATCCGTTCGCACGAAAGAGGAGCTTCATGCCGCTCTTCAGCGGCAGTCGGCATTTTGCAAGCTGGAGGTCGTCAATCGCGACGGGCATGTCAAGTTCTTGCAGCGCGCTAGATACGAAGGAGAACATTACCAACTTGGATTGATCCTAGCGCCGGACGAAGACGTGGAATTCGTCGCCGCCCCTCGTTCCTTCTCGATCTGGCAAGGCTTGAGAGAAGCGGGAGCGCGCAGATTGGGTAATTCTCCGACGATGAAAGCCCGCATGGAGGCTCGACAGGCGGCGGCCGAGCAAGCGGCGGCCGAAGAAGCGGCTCACGCTGCGGCCGCCGAACCGGAGCTACCGGCCGAAGATGCGGGACTCCCCCCTCGGGGAACGTCTTCGCCAAAAAAACCTTGA
- a CDS encoding S41 family peptidase: MWFRGRTVIAMMVLTAIAASMATYAFFELPDWGFKPSDRQEGSASLEGSEGLRQEELDKLNRAIGLIERRFILPTDRGLLMDGAIQGMVQSLRDPYSVYKSEEEAEKFKDDLQGAFTGIGAELRVENGAIVVEAPIRGSPAEKAGLQPRDILLSINGESLHGLKLSEAVSKIRGPKGTKAKLKVQRSGTAEPLDLELVRDRIDLESVHAGMEPDGVGHLIINQFNEDTAVQVAEELHAMEAGGLKALVIDVRDNPGGLLKSVIEVADQLMEKNKPIVQSEYRDGQLKVDVASNGAKNKLYPIVVLVNEGSASAAEILAGALKQSANATLIGETTYGKGTVQVSFNDDLGDRSLVKLTVYKWLLPDGTWINEKGIVPDEVVPQPDYFLASRLPRDYILKYDTTGEAVKNLQNILAGVGFPADRTDGYFSQATKTALENFQKSESLTVTGEADEATAQRLEEVLYSNIQDAANDKQWQAALHRARELIGAGL; the protein is encoded by the coding sequence GTGTGGTTTCGTGGTCGCACCGTTATAGCCATGATGGTGCTGACGGCAATTGCTGCCAGTATGGCGACGTATGCTTTTTTCGAGCTCCCCGATTGGGGATTTAAGCCTTCCGATCGGCAAGAGGGCTCGGCTTCTCTGGAAGGTTCGGAAGGATTACGGCAAGAGGAATTGGATAAATTGAATCGGGCGATAGGCTTGATCGAACGAAGATTCATCTTGCCGACCGATCGGGGCTTACTCATGGACGGAGCTATCCAAGGGATGGTTCAGTCGCTGCGCGATCCCTATTCCGTATACAAATCGGAGGAAGAAGCGGAGAAATTCAAGGACGATCTTCAAGGAGCGTTCACCGGGATCGGCGCCGAACTTAGGGTCGAGAACGGAGCGATCGTGGTGGAAGCGCCCATTCGGGGATCTCCGGCCGAGAAAGCGGGATTGCAACCGAGGGATATTTTGCTGTCCATTAACGGCGAGAGCTTGCACGGGCTTAAGTTAAGCGAAGCGGTCAGTAAAATTCGCGGCCCCAAAGGGACGAAGGCGAAGCTGAAAGTACAGCGCAGCGGAACCGCAGAGCCGCTTGATCTCGAGCTGGTTCGCGACAGGATCGACTTGGAAAGCGTGCACGCCGGGATGGAGCCGGACGGAGTCGGGCATCTAATCATTAATCAATTCAACGAGGATACGGCCGTTCAAGTCGCCGAGGAATTGCATGCGATGGAAGCCGGAGGGTTGAAGGCGCTCGTGATCGACGTGCGCGACAATCCGGGAGGATTGCTCAAATCCGTCATCGAAGTCGCCGACCAACTCATGGAGAAGAATAAGCCGATCGTCCAGTCCGAATATCGGGACGGTCAGCTTAAAGTCGATGTCGCTTCGAATGGCGCGAAAAATAAATTGTACCCGATCGTCGTGCTCGTGAACGAGGGAAGCGCCAGCGCGGCGGAAATCTTGGCCGGAGCGTTGAAGCAATCGGCGAATGCGACGCTTATCGGCGAAACCACGTACGGCAAAGGAACGGTGCAAGTATCGTTCAACGACGATCTCGGCGATCGAAGCTTAGTCAAGCTTACCGTCTATAAGTGGCTGCTGCCGGACGGTACGTGGATTAACGAGAAAGGAATCGTACCGGACGAGGTCGTTCCTCAACCGGATTATTTTCTCGCCTCGCGATTGCCGCGGGACTATATTCTCAAATACGATACGACGGGCGAGGCCGTCAAGAATCTCCAGAATATCTTGGCCGGCGTAGGTTTCCCGGCGGATCGAACGGACGGTTACTTCAGCCAAGCCACGAAGACGGCGCTCGAGAACTTTCAGAAGAGCGAGTCGCTTACGGTTACCGGAGAAGCGGACGAGGCAACGGCGCAGAGGCTGGAAGAAGTGCTGTACTCGAATATTCAAGACGCGGCTAACGACAAGCAATGGCAGGCGGCTTTGCACCGCGCGCGCGAATTGATCGGCGCGGGGTTGTAA
- a CDS encoding murein hydrolase activator EnvC family protein yields MKRKLMLLIAMLLTVGLLTQPYNGQALSEIEKIDQDLKKLKQDMERTAHNQRYAENTVKDLTGKQAATKEDIEKLLSRIDTVQKRLENTQSKIADAEEKLYLTGEELQEAIKQRDNRLELMDSRVRMAYTAGPVSYLDVLLSSTSFTDFLDRFDAVESIAAQDRNIAEEKQKYTDEVTEMKALRETELAEVKKLYEEMEKHKSSLEQDEKDKEVLISKLSKEIEEMEEISEESERQLTELAKQASALEAKKNRIKNYYKGGKLGMPLKSEYRLSSPFGYRIHPITGKKKLHSGMDMAAPKGTPIYAAETGVVTVAQSWSGYGNCIIIDHGGGLWTLYGHLSVIQVKKGETVKRGEKIGLVGSTGQSTGNHLHFEVRKNAEPVNPAPYLK; encoded by the coding sequence GTGAAAAGGAAATTAATGCTGCTCATTGCCATGCTGCTGACGGTCGGACTGCTTACGCAACCTTATAATGGACAAGCTCTTTCTGAAATCGAGAAAATCGATCAGGATCTGAAGAAGCTGAAGCAGGATATGGAACGCACCGCGCATAACCAACGGTACGCTGAGAACACGGTTAAAGACCTTACGGGTAAACAGGCCGCCACCAAAGAAGATATCGAGAAATTGCTTTCGCGGATCGATACCGTTCAGAAACGGTTGGAAAATACCCAAAGCAAAATCGCCGATGCGGAAGAGAAGCTCTATTTGACGGGCGAAGAGCTGCAAGAGGCGATAAAGCAACGCGATAATCGTCTTGAATTGATGGACTCGCGGGTTCGCATGGCTTACACGGCCGGTCCCGTATCCTATCTCGACGTCCTTCTGAGCTCGACGAGCTTCACTGACTTCTTGGACCGGTTCGATGCGGTCGAATCGATCGCCGCCCAAGACCGCAATATCGCGGAAGAGAAACAGAAGTACACGGACGAAGTCACCGAAATGAAAGCGCTAAGGGAAACAGAGCTGGCGGAAGTAAAGAAGCTCTACGAAGAGATGGAAAAGCATAAGTCCTCTCTGGAGCAAGACGAGAAGGACAAAGAGGTACTGATCTCCAAGCTGTCCAAAGAAATCGAAGAAATGGAAGAGATTAGCGAAGAGTCGGAGAGACAGTTGACGGAGCTCGCGAAGCAAGCTTCGGCGCTGGAAGCGAAGAAGAACCGCATCAAAAATTATTATAAGGGCGGCAAGCTCGGCATGCCTTTGAAATCCGAATATAGGCTTTCATCGCCGTTCGGATATCGGATTCATCCGATTACGGGCAAGAAGAAGCTGCATTCGGGCATGGATATGGCTGCACCCAAAGGAACGCCGATCTATGCCGCGGAGACGGGAGTCGTGACCGTAGCCCAATCCTGGAGCGGGTACGGTAACTGTATCATCATCGATCACGGCGGCGGATTGTGGACGTTGTACGGCCATCTCAGCGTCATTCAAGTGAAGAAGGGCGAGACGGTGAAGCGCGGGGAGAAAATCGGATTGGTCGGTTCCACGGGCCAATCGACCGGCAATCACTTGCATTTCGAAGTACGTAAAAATGCCGAGCCGGTCAATCCCGCTCCCTATTTGAAATAA
- the ftsX gene encoding permease-like cell division protein FtsX, giving the protein MKFSTVTRHLREGFLNIGRNGWMTFASVSSIAVSLFILGIFMLLALNVNKLADQLDSQVQINVYLQVDTEKPKAEEIERTIKRIPEVKSVTYVPKEEGLQRFRESMGEEGKAALEGYEKENNPLPDAFEVEAFDPQQIAYIAKQIEAINLTDPSKSIAKVKYGKETIEKLFSITNAVRNIGFLIVFGLAVMAMFLISTTIKMTIIARRREISIMKLVGATNSFIRWPFFIEGAIIGFFGSLLSTSILLWGYSQLVKSTSATVGLYMIQFSTLEEVMGMVGGSIMIMGTLLGIFGSTISVRRFLRV; this is encoded by the coding sequence ATGAAATTTAGTACCGTAACCCGGCATTTGCGCGAAGGCTTCTTGAATATCGGACGCAACGGCTGGATGACTTTCGCTTCCGTGAGCTCCATCGCGGTTTCCTTGTTTATACTCGGCATCTTCATGCTGCTCGCGCTTAACGTGAATAAGCTTGCCGACCAGCTCGACAGTCAAGTCCAGATCAACGTTTACCTGCAAGTGGATACGGAGAAACCGAAGGCCGAAGAGATCGAACGGACGATCAAACGCATTCCGGAAGTAAAATCGGTCACTTACGTTCCTAAAGAAGAAGGCTTGCAGCGGTTCCGCGAAAGCATGGGCGAAGAAGGCAAGGCAGCTCTGGAAGGTTACGAGAAAGAAAACAACCCGCTGCCGGACGCGTTCGAGGTCGAAGCGTTCGACCCGCAGCAGATCGCATACATAGCGAAGCAGATCGAAGCCATTAATCTAACCGATCCCTCCAAATCGATCGCGAAAGTGAAATACGGCAAAGAAACGATCGAGAAGTTATTCAGCATCACGAACGCCGTTCGCAACATCGGGTTCCTCATCGTGTTCGGCTTGGCCGTCATGGCGATGTTCTTGATCTCGACGACGATCAAGATGACCATCATCGCTCGCAGGAGAGAGATCTCGATCATGAAGCTGGTTGGCGCTACGAATAGTTTTATCCGTTGGCCGTTTTTTATCGAAGGCGCGATTATCGGATTTTTCGGATCGTTACTTAGCACGTCGATTCTGCTTTGGGGCTATTCCCAACTCGTGAAGTCGACAAGCGCGACCGTGGGACTATATATGATCCAATTCTCGACGTTGGAAGAGGTCATGGGGATGGTTGGCGGGTCGATTATGATAATGGGAACGCTCCTCGGTATTTTCGGAAGCACGATCTCCGTACGCAGATTTTTGAGAGTATAA
- the ftsE gene encoding cell division ATP-binding protein FtsE: MIEMQDIWKTYADGTTALQGVNVVIDRNEFVYIVGPSGAGKSTFMKLIYREEVPSKGQISVNGFNIGKLKHRKIPYVRRNIGVIFQDYKLLPKLSAFENVAFAMEVIETPRRMIRRRTMEVLELVGLKHKASSLPAQLSGGEQQRVAIARAIVNSPAVIVADEPTGNLDPETSWGIMNLLEEINFRGTTIVMATHNKEIVNTMRKRVIAIERGTIVRDQQRGEYGYEI; the protein is encoded by the coding sequence GTGATCGAAATGCAGGACATTTGGAAAACTTACGCCGACGGAACAACCGCATTGCAAGGCGTGAACGTTGTCATCGACCGAAACGAGTTCGTGTACATAGTTGGACCTTCAGGTGCTGGGAAATCCACCTTCATGAAGCTGATCTACCGGGAAGAAGTGCCGTCCAAGGGGCAAATTTCCGTTAACGGGTTTAATATAGGCAAGCTGAAGCACCGCAAAATTCCGTACGTTCGTCGCAATATCGGCGTTATTTTCCAAGACTACAAGCTTTTACCCAAACTATCGGCTTTCGAAAACGTGGCCTTCGCCATGGAAGTCATCGAGACGCCGCGCAGGATGATCCGCCGCCGCACGATGGAAGTGTTGGAACTCGTCGGCTTGAAACACAAGGCAAGCAGTCTGCCCGCCCAACTCTCGGGCGGAGAGCAGCAACGGGTCGCGATCGCCCGCGCCATCGTAAACAGTCCCGCGGTTATCGTAGCGGACGAGCCTACCGGAAACCTGGACCCCGAAACCTCATGGGGAATTATGAACCTGCTGGAGGAAATCAACTTCCGCGGCACGACGATCGTCATGGCCACCCACAACAAAGAGATCGTGAATACGATGCGCAAACGCGTCATCGCCATCGAGCGCGGAACCATCGTTCGCGATCAGCAGAGAGGGGAATACGGCTATGAAATTTAG
- a CDS encoding VanW family protein, with product MKKGWLITGLMTFAIVGVGVGGAMSYGSDKTLPVGVSIGDLQLGGELPETALKRIEEQVARLESTVVSVDPDSLGDGSKSGTDIPSLSFKQLGLKVDAAEALNAIANYRDLPWWERAQVRYQDNFDTSYEIKANWDEEALKQAASEAWGNLVTGQSANASRTITDQDLVVYSEEKLGRRLEVQDLIDQIKGIELNAGAGTAVSDQPRVLQAKVTETAPEITVAKLREDGLDRKLVEFTTSFATSGEGRSHNVTAAAKALNDTLLMPGEIFEYGKIVAKAEEEYGYKEAPVILKGKLTPGIGGGICQVSSTLYNAALLAGLDIVERRNHSLVVSYLPKGLDATFASGYVNFKFRNSTGKQLLIRTVVEDKTVTVKLFGSMPENISYKTETELVKENAPKTVYMADEKIALGKQSVLQKGESGYVVEAFLVKMVDGEFAERKKLSKDTYRTQDTLIAVHPDDPRLQPAGGAASKEPGASPTPGGKGNGDGEGIEKSPEGDEVVDFVEPI from the coding sequence ATGAAAAAAGGATGGCTGATTACGGGTTTGATGACGTTCGCGATCGTCGGCGTCGGAGTAGGCGGAGCGATGAGCTACGGTAGCGACAAGACTCTGCCGGTTGGAGTGTCGATCGGAGATTTGCAACTTGGCGGGGAGTTACCCGAGACGGCTCTGAAACGGATCGAGGAGCAAGTGGCCCGATTGGAATCGACTGTGGTCAGCGTGGACCCCGACAGCCTTGGAGACGGCTCGAAGTCTGGAACGGACATCCCTTCCTTATCCTTCAAGCAGTTGGGTTTGAAAGTAGACGCGGCGGAAGCTCTAAACGCAATCGCGAATTATCGCGACTTACCGTGGTGGGAGCGTGCGCAAGTGCGGTACCAGGACAACTTCGATACCTCCTACGAAATAAAGGCGAATTGGGATGAAGAGGCGCTTAAGCAAGCCGCTTCGGAAGCATGGGGAAATTTGGTTACGGGCCAATCCGCGAATGCTTCCCGCACGATTACCGATCAGGATCTCGTCGTCTACTCCGAGGAGAAACTCGGACGCCGGCTTGAGGTGCAGGATTTGATTGATCAAATCAAAGGGATCGAGCTTAACGCGGGAGCGGGGACGGCGGTTTCCGATCAACCTCGCGTGCTCCAAGCGAAGGTTACGGAGACGGCTCCGGAAATAACCGTCGCCAAGCTACGGGAAGACGGGCTTGATCGCAAACTCGTCGAGTTCACGACTTCCTTCGCGACGAGCGGAGAAGGTCGTTCCCACAACGTGACCGCGGCAGCGAAGGCGCTCAACGACACGTTGCTGATGCCGGGGGAAATATTCGAGTACGGGAAAATCGTCGCGAAGGCCGAAGAGGAGTATGGCTATAAAGAGGCGCCGGTCATTCTCAAAGGCAAGCTGACGCCCGGGATCGGCGGAGGGATCTGCCAAGTCTCAAGCACGCTGTACAATGCCGCGCTGTTAGCGGGACTGGACATCGTGGAACGGCGCAACCATTCTCTCGTCGTCAGTTATTTGCCCAAGGGACTGGACGCGACGTTCGCGAGCGGTTACGTGAACTTCAAATTCCGGAATTCCACGGGCAAGCAATTGTTGATCCGCACGGTCGTCGAGGATAAGACGGTCACGGTCAAGCTGTTCGGCTCGATGCCCGAAAATATTTCCTACAAGACAGAAACCGAGCTCGTGAAGGAAAACGCTCCGAAAACCGTCTATATGGCCGACGAAAAAATCGCGCTCGGGAAGCAATCGGTGCTGCAAAAAGGCGAGTCCGGTTACGTGGTCGAAGCCTTCTTGGTTAAAATGGTCGATGGCGAATTCGCGGAGCGCAAGAAGCTGTCCAAGGACACTTACCGCACGCAGGACACGCTGATCGCCGTCCATCCGGACGATCCCCGTTTGCAGCCTGCCGGCGGGGCGGCTTCGAAGGAGCCCGGCGCGTCGCCGACACCTGGCGGTAAAGGGAACGGAGATGGCGAAGGGATTGAAAAGAGCCCGGAAGGCGATGAGGTAGTAGATTTCGTGGAGCCGATTTAA
- a CDS encoding type II toxin-antitoxin system PemK/MazF family toxin, whose amino-acid sequence MIIPSRGDLVALDFDPQAGHEQAGRRPAIVISEQTYNQLTGFAIMCPITSIVKNYPFEVALPQGLPVTGVVLTDQMKSLDYHKRKLRVIGSVIPDHEEFLRAVLRNTRAILA is encoded by the coding sequence TTGATTATTCCTTCGCGCGGAGATCTCGTTGCTCTTGATTTCGATCCGCAAGCCGGTCATGAACAGGCCGGGAGAAGACCGGCCATCGTCATTTCCGAGCAAACCTATAACCAACTGACCGGTTTTGCGATTATGTGTCCGATCACGAGTATTGTTAAAAACTATCCTTTTGAAGTTGCGCTTCCGCAAGGACTTCCGGTGACGGGAGTCGTGCTCACGGATCAAATGAAGAGCTTGGATTATCATAAAAGAAAGCTCCGGGTTATAGGTAGCGTTATTCCTGATCATGAAGAATTTTTGAGAGCCGTGTTACGTAATACAAGAGCCATACTAGCGTAA